The following are encoded together in the Kwoniella europaea PYCC6329 chromosome 1, complete sequence genome:
- a CDS encoding cytosolic Fe-S cluster assembly factor NAR1, whose amino-acid sequence MAFSGALTITDLDDFLTPSQACIIPVRNKPTTTAEEGSTEIQIDSNNNYYEVSTYPTDNINGGPGPSTLNGKKALEKAEINLNDCLACSGCITSTESLLITLQSQNEVLEFIQSNPTALDPNSPCHKPRLPILSISPQTLASLSAAYSSAQSRPTIPLLVLLRRIRAFLSRPGKGGWRVWDTTFARHMSLKETVVEYHERKDKKDKGKSTELPMLASACPGWVCYAEKAQGDMLHLLSNARSSQGIIGALAKDWYGHKTNHKPNEIYHVTAMPCYDKKLEASRSDFYSSLYSTRDVDCVLTTGELDLLLQELGFDPYLSVPNEDTPFSGQSEESPFPELLNHEGSSSGSYLATIIREIQSSHSNPTKISTREIRGSTDNVEYLIHDLVSGEVLFKGAKVYGFRNLQNLVRKVNKETGLGKGGRSGAGAGKLSLAVAARRRKAKTATSGTSGTSTPGESGLSDVDSISSLSLSSGEDKKLDFVEVMACPGGCVNGGGQMKPVSTNTVVNGTEDKMEVDEEGYTRPLPDDGTDIDIDKASKAKDGSLINSGVEEGMRWSTKEWVEKVEAIYWNGLPTPPPSPPLEASNIKLKLYRSEPNGHVDGPAQTNGHVDRNRQADLIAEQIVRNVCGDDSAKRWEFLRTRFRKVESDILAQGGVTLEAVKW is encoded by the exons ATGGCTTTCTCAGGAGCATTG ACCATCACGGACTTGGACGACTTCCTTACCCCCTCCCAAGCATGTATCATACCAGTGAGGAACAAACCTACCACTACTGCGGAAGAGGGATCT ACTGAAATACAGATTGACTCCAATAACAACTACTATGAGGTATCTACATACCCCACGGACAATATTAACGGCGGACCAGGACCATCTACATTGAATGGTAAGAAGGCATTGGAAAAAGCTGAGATCAACCTGAATGACTGTCTAGCATGCAG TGGATGTATCACTTCGACTGAATCATTGCTCATCACTCTCCAATCCCAAAACGAAGTTCTTGAATTCATACAATCTAACCCTACCGCTTTGGACCCAAATTCACCCTGTCATAAACCACGTTTACCAATCTTATCCATATCACCTCAAACGCTCGCTTCCCTCTCTGCAGCGTACTCTTCCGCCCAATCACGTCCTACCATCCCACTGCTAGTGTTGCTTCGTCGAATCAGAGCATTCTTGAGTAGGCCAGGGAAGGGAGGATGGAGAGTATGGGATACGACTTTCGCTAGACATATGAGTTTGAAGGAAACTGTTGTGGAATATCATGAGagaaaggataagaaagataaagggaAATCCACCGAACTACCCATGCTGGCAAGTGCTTGTCCGGGATGGGTATGTTATGCTGAGAAAGCTCAGGGGGATATGTTGCATCTTCTTAGTAATGCTAGGAGTAGTCAGGGGATTATAGGGGCATTAGCAAAGGATTGGTATGGACATAAGACGAATCACAA ACCCAATGAGATATACCATGTTACCGCTATGCCATGCTATGACAAGAAACTCGAAGCTTCACGATCGGACTTTTACTCTTCGCTTTATTCGACCCGAGACGTAGATTGTGTTCTTACCACTGGTGAACTAGATTTGTTATTACAGGAACTAGGATTCGACCCTTATTTATCTGTACCCAACGAAGATACACCATTTTCAGGACAATCTGAAGAATCACCTTTTCCAGAACTGTTAAATCATGAGGGATCATCATCCGGATCGTACCTTGCAACTATCATACGTGAAATTCAATCATCTCACTCCAATCCTACGAAGATCAGTACGAGGGAGATACGTGGATCTACTGATAATGTAGAATACCTCATACATGATCTGGTAAGCGGAGAAGTGCTTTTCAAGGGAGCGAAAGTATATGGATTTAGAAATCTACAGAACCTAGTGAGAAAAGTCAATAAGGAGACCGGTCTGGGGAAAGGAGGTAGATCAGGTGCTGGAGCGGGCAAATTGAGTTTGGCAGTCGCTGCTCGACGTAGAAAAGCCAAGACTGCTACTTCGGGAACTTCAGGAACTTCGACACCTGGTGAGAGTGGTTTATCAGATGTGGATAGTATATCGTCTTTGTCCCTGTCAAGTggagaagataagaaattGGATTTCGTAGAGGTTATGGCATGTCCTGGAGGATGTGTGAATGGTGGTGGACAGATGAAACCTGTTTCTACCAATACCGTAGTTAACGGAACAGAAGATAAaatggaagttgatgaagaagggtataCTAGACCATTACCTGATGATGGAACAGATATTGATATCGACAAAGCAAGTAAAGCGAAAGATGGGTCACTGATTAACTCtggtgtagaagaaggtatgagATGGTCAACCAAAGAATGGGTAGAGAAAGTTGAAGCTATTTATTGGAATGGATTACCTactcctccaccttctccaccactCGAAGCGTCAAATATCAAGCTCAAACTATACAGATCCGAACCCAATGGTCATGTAGATGGACCAGCTCAGACAAATGGCCATGTGGACAGAAACCGACAAGCCGATCTGATCGCTGAACAGATTGTACGGAATGTTTGTGGTGACGATTCGGCCAAAAGATGGGAGTTCTTGAGGACAAGATTCAGGAAAGTAGAAAGTGACATTCTGGCTCAAGGTGGGGTGACGCTTGAGGCTGTTAAGTGGTAA